CAGACCTGAAGAGCGGCTCGCCGCGGCGAAGGGATGAACTCCGTTGCCGGCCCGACGACGACCTGGCCAGGAAATCCGCGGCGTGAAACAATGAGTCAGGCAGGGTTACCGCGAAGCGCATGCCGTCCGGCCGCCAGCCCTTTGAGCGCGACTGGCGGCAGGAGGTCGCGTCCGGCTCTCTCAGGCGGCGGCTTCAGGAACCAATTTGCATGGCGCGAAGAAAGGATGCCGAGATAGCCTTCGCCACGCGCGTGGAGCGGCTGGTGCGGCGCATCCCGCCGGGTCGAGTCATCGCCTATGGCGGAGTGGCCGCGTTGCTGGGCGTACCACGCGCTGCCCGTGGCGTGGGGCATGTACTCAGCACACTCCCCGAGGGGACAGATGTCCCCTGGTGGCGCGTCGTGAACGCACGTGGATGCATCTCGTTGCACGGCTACCCCGGCCTCCTGCAACGGATGATGCTGGAGGCGGAGGGGGTCCGCTTCGGGCGCGGAGGGCGAATCGACTGGAAGGAGTTCGGCTGGAGGCCGGAGAGCTCTTGACAGTTGTCCATGTGACGCTCTACACTCCTGCCATGCTGCACGAGAATCGCTACGCCCGCTACCCCTACTACTGGTCGACCCGCGACGCGGGCCGTGGTGGCGGGCGTATGCGTTGCTGAACGCGCGCAGCTCCCGTAGCCCCGGCGGCCCGCGATTTCTGCGGGCCGCTTTTTTGTTGACCGCACGACGCGCAGAGCGCACCGACGATGCCCAAGCCCGCCGGGTG
The DNA window shown above is from Longimicrobiaceae bacterium and carries:
- a CDS encoding MGMT family protein, which produces MARRKDAEIAFATRVERLVRRIPPGRVIAYGGVAALLGVPRAARGVGHVLSTLPEGTDVPWWRVVNARGCISLHGYPGLLQRMMLEAEGVRFGRGGRIDWKEFGWRPESS